One segment of Rhipicephalus sanguineus isolate Rsan-2018 chromosome 6, BIME_Rsan_1.4, whole genome shotgun sequence DNA contains the following:
- the LOC119395882 gene encoding uncharacterized protein LOC119395882, whose translation MAEARATCLEQTRARGSRRLLSKTDKERANRSELRRASTRHHLASQMDEDKAARLLHAREGKRRGGQTDLAETTCFRQMRLRAVSESDHETDTRLESAAQLKGKLLTSPDDHLEAYPSSGSTQLDRERHIKILRWKSLLAPVPTSTKMPPSRLEFGAMPVNRSGSAALPARNEHISSATNIKTLPYVMTSQSCQLVPSCTITEAKCTSPKMPLPRPKSGGTSISQLASTALPVREKSTPSSPNSSKLQSLAMSSQLKPLCSVGDPSLPNESPLLFVAPCNPETASSPCEVLSLSTHASSCDANIPGGPVVAFDSPSSNVTDTANEIEPLCPLVGTRSHGIQLSSVPTTLLTTPFDYNTQSSQPAAFNFPHELSSSEPQQPSSAPAVVFVTPSAAMQLLQSALLSLSGDPELANVPRLTTPCQTEVLHCGTPETSVTFLVPVKPVFAAERPSLTNLQATQCKPNTYRVPSVSRPLKAGHRRIVKATEGTQTPTTMTHSMITQTKPKKLRNQGTNTSPEEHS comes from the exons ATGGCCGAGGCCCGCGCCACTTGCTTGGAGCAAACGCGAGCCCGCGGCAGTCGTCGTCTCCTCTCCAAAACTGACAAGGAAAGAGCCAATCGGTCGGAGTTACGGCGGGCCTCCACGCGCCATCATCTTGCCTCACAAATGGACGAGGACAAAGCCGCGCGGTTGCTACACGCTCGAGAGGGCAAGAGGCGCGGCGGACAAACGGACTTGGCTGAGACCACTTGCTTTCGCCAAATGCGGCTGCGCGCCGTCTCCGAATCTGACCACGAAACAGACACTCGGTTGGAGTCCGCCGCGCAGTTAAAG GGGAAACTTCTAACAAGCCCCGATGACCATCTTGAAGCTTATCCCTCATCAGGAAGCACACAGCTGGATCGAGAGAGGCACATAAAG attttaCGCTGGAAAAGCTTGCTGGCTCCCGTCCCTACCAGTACGAAGATGCCGCCTTCAAGACTGGAATTTGGTGCCATGCCAGTGAATCGGTCAGGTTCGGCAGCTTTGCCTGCAAGAAATGAACACATTTCCAGTGCAACAAATATAAAAACCCTCCCGTATGTGATGACCTCTCAGTCATGCCAGTTGGTACCATCGTGTACGATCACTGAAGCAAAGTGTACCAGTCCCAAGATGCCGCTGCCAAGACCGAAATCTGGTGGCACGTCTATAAGCCAATTAGCTTCGACAGCTTTGCCTGTGAGGGAAAAAAGCACTCCTAGTTCACCGAACTCCAGCAAGCTTCAGAGTCTGGCCATGTCATCCCAGTTGAAACCATTGTGTTCTGTTGGTGATCCAAGCTTGCCCAATGAGTCTCCGCTGTTGTTTGTTGCACCTTGCAATCCCGAGACGGCATCCTCTCCATGTGAAGTGCTCTCTTTGTCGACACATGCAAGCTCTTGTGATGCCAACATTCCAGGTGGACCAGTGGTTGCATTCGATTCCCCCAGCAGTAATGTGACAGACACCGCAAACGAAATCGAACCGCTATGTCCACTGGTTGGCACAAGGTCACATGGTATTCAACTTTCAAGTGTGCCCACCACTCTACTGACCACTCCCTTTGACTACAATACACAGTCGTCCCAACCTGCGGCATTTAATTTCCCACATGAATTGAGCTCAAGTGAGCCCCAGCAGCCCTCAAGTGCACCTGCAGTTGTGTTCGTCACTCCCAGTGCTGCTATGCAGTTGTTACAGTCGGCGCTGTTGTCTTTGTCAGGTGACCCTGAACTTGCAAATGTGCCCAGACTCACCACCCCATGCCAGACTGAGGTGCTTCATTGTGGCACACCAGAAACCAGTGTTACGTTTCTGGTGCCAGTGAAGCCAGTATTTGCTGCTGAACGTCCAAGTCTCACGAATCTCCAG GCTACACAGTGCAAGCCCAACACCTACAGAGTGCCTAGTGTGAGCCGTCCACTCAAGGCTGGACATCGCCGTATTGTGAAGGCCACGGAAGGCACCCAAACTCCCACAACAATGACACATAGTATGATTACGCAGACAAAACCAAAG AAATTAAGGAACCAAGGTACAAATACAAGCCCTGAGGAGCATTCTTGA